In Methyloceanibacter stevinii, the genomic stretch CCGGCCATGTCCACGTGCTTGCCGTTGCTCTCCATCTGCAGCTGCTGCAGATAGGCCGGGAAGCGCTTCATGTGCTCCGAGTAGGGGAGCACCGCGAGGGTCTGGGCGCCGAAGAAATTGTTGTACCAGACCGTCAGCAGGCCCATGAGCATCGGCAGGTTCTTCTCGACCGGCGCGGTGCGGAAATGCTCATCCATTTCGTGGAAGCCGGCGAGCATGTCGCGGAAGCCGTCGGGCCCGATCGCGATCATGGTGGAAAGACCGATCGCCGAGTCCATCGAGTAGCGGCCGCCGACCCAGTCCCAGAACTCGAACATGTTGGCGGTGTCGATGCCGAACTTCTCCACGCCCTCGGTGTTGGTCGAGTTCGCCACGAAGTGCTTGGCGACGGCGTCCTCCGTGCCGAGGCGCTCGACCGCCCAGGCGCGTGCCGTCGCGGCATTGGTCATGGTCTCGAGCGTCGTGAAGGTCTTGGAGGAGACGATGAACAGCGTCTCCTCGGCGTTCAGATCATGCGTGGCTTCGTCGAAGCAGGCCCCGTCTACGTTCGAGACGAAGCGGAACGTCATGTCCCGGTCCGAGTAGGGGCGCAGGGCGAGATAGGCCATCTCGGGCCCGAGATAGGACCCGCCGATGCCGATATTGATGACGTTCTTGATGCGCTTGCCCGTATGGCCAACCCACTCACCGCTCCGGATCTTGTCGGCGAAGGCGCCCATGCGATCCAGAACGCCGTGCACGTCCGGCACCACGTCGTGTCCGTCCGTCTCGATCACCTCGCCGCTGGGCGCGCGCAGGGCTACATGCAGCACGGCCCGGTTCTCCGAAACGTTGATCTTCTCGCCGCGGAACATGGCGTCGCGCCGCTCGGCGACCTTGCGCTCCTTGGCGAGTTCGGCGAGCAGCGCCACCGTCTCCTCGGTGATCCGCTGCTTCGAATAGTCGAGCGTCAGCCCCGCGCCCTCGACCGTGAACTTCTCCGCGCGGCCGGCATCCCTGGCGAACAGATCGCGTAAATGCACGTCCTTGATCTTGTCGTGGTGCGCGGCAAGCTTCTGCCAGGCAGGCGTGTCGGTGACGTTGGACATGTCGAAAACTCCCTAGCCGAGCGCCTTGCTCTTGGTTTCGATGGACTGCAGCAGGTCTTCCCACGACTTCACGAAGGAAGCCGCGCCTTCCTTCTGCAGCTGCGCCGCAAGATCCGATACGGAGATGCCCGCCTTCTCGAAGGCGGCGAGCGTCTCTTCGCAATCGCCGCCGTTGGGGGGCAACACGCCGCTGACCTTGCCGTGGTCGCCAAACGCCAGCAGCGTCTTGTCCGGCATGGTATTGACCGTGTTCGGCGCGGCGAGCGCCTCTACATAAAGCGTGTCCGGCGCGGATGGGTCCTTGGTGCTGGTCGAGGCGAAGAGCAGCCGCTGCGGCCGCGCGCCCATGGACTCGAGCCGCTGCCAGCGGTCGCTGTCCAAAAGATTGCGGTAATCGCGATAGGCTTGGGTCGAGACCGCGATGCCGAGCTTGTCCTTCAGCTCCGCCGGCACCTTGTCGATGATCGCCTTGTCCCAGCGGCTGACGAAGACCGAGCGACCGAGCGCACGTCCGGCGAGAGCCCTTCGGCAACGCGCCGCTCCAGTCCCTTCATATAGGCGTCGGCGGCATCGATGCAGTGCTGCGAAGAGAACAGCAGGGTCACGTTGACGGACACGCCCGAATAGATAGCTTCCTCGATCGCGGGTAGGCCTTCTTTCGTGCCGGGGATCTTGATGAAGAGGTTCGGCTTATGGGCCCGTTCGAACAGCCGCTTCGCCTCGCTGACGGTCGCCTCCGTGTCGTAAGCGAGCAGCGGCGAGACTTCGAGAGAGACGAAACCGTCGACGCTCGCGGTCCGTTCGTGCACGGGCAAAAACATGTCCGCCGCGCGCGACAGGTCTTGCAGAGCCAGTTCGAAGAACAGCGCTTCGCCGGAATAGCCCGCCTTGAACAGGCGCTTGACCTCGTCGTCGTAGCTATCGCTCTTCGAGATGGCGTTGTCGAAAATCGTCGGGTTCGACGTGAGGCCCGTCACGGAGTAGTCGTCGATATATTTCCTGAGCGTGCCGCTATCGAGCATGTCGCGGGTGATGTCGTCGATCCACAGGCTTTGTCCGAGATCGTGCAAGGCTTTCGTGGGCTTCACGGGTCTATCTCCTCATTGGGCCGTCAGAGCGTACTGAAATCGTGCGTCAATAAATCGGCGATGCGGGCGATTTCGATATCCGCAGGCGGCAAGTCTTTCAATTTTGCAGGGTCGTTGGCGTAGTGGCCTTGGCGCGGAAACACGGTGGTGACCGTATCGCCCCAGGCGCGTTTGACCGCGTCGAGAAGGCTGAGCTTGTCGTCGATCAGGACGTAGTGCTCGGCAGGGAAAGCCCGCTTCACGGCGTCCAGCTCGTTTTCCTTGTGCACATAGTTCAGGACACGCCCGTCGAAAGCGGTGATCAACCCGGCCCGCTCCAATTTGTGTGGCTGGTACACGCCGTCGCCGTCTGTGAGTATCACGGGCAGGCCCCATTGGCTCACATGACGAACGGCAGCCAACGCGTCCGGGAACAGCCGATCGGCGAAGGGGTAGTCGATGACCCAATTTGCCAATTCCCCAATGCGCATGTCTCCCAAATGAGCGAGACGGAAGCGCTCCAGCGTGCCGAGAAAATCGGCGTAGCCATGCTTGTCTCGCTGCTCTTCGTAGATCGCCCAAAGCTCGTCTCTCGAGGCATCGCCAAAAGTCGCCGCAACATAGTCGCCCAAGTCCGACTTCATGCGGTCGTTGTCCAGCAACGTGTCGTCCACGTCGAACAGAAAGACGGTCCTATGTGCTTGGGACATGGCGTTCGGCTATTTTGGGCTCGGGTTGAGCCAGCGTCCATCCATGCCGAACAGTTGCTCGGCTTCGGTCGGTCCCCATGTGCCCTGGTCGTAGCTGTAGACCGGCGTGACGTTGTCGAGAATGTTTCCGACGATGCGCCACTCCGCATCCACGATGTCCTCCCGGGTAAAGAGGTCGGCGATACCCTCCATGGCGTCGCCCAGTAGCCGCTGATAGGGCGGCCTGTCCACGCCCGGCTGCCGCGTCAGCACCAGTTCGACGTCGTCGCCGATCATGCGGTCCCCCGGCACCTTCACGCGCGTGCCGAGTGCAATGGCGACATCAGGCTGAATCCGGAACCGCATATGGCCGCAGCCGATGGCCTTGATCTCGCCGAACGTCTCGCGCGGCGGCCGTTTGAACTCGACGACGGCCTCGGCCACGCTGACGGGCAGGCACTTGCCCGTGCGGATGAAGATCGGCACGCCTTCCCAGCGCCAGCTGTCGATATAGAGTTTGGCGGCGGCGTAGGTCTCCACCGTCGAGCCCGGTTTGACCCCGGGCACGCTTTGGTAGCCCTTGTACTGGCCGCGCACGAGATGGTTCGCGTCGAGGGGGCGAACGGATTTCAAGAGACTCGCCTTGCGGTCGCGGAGCGCCTCGTGCTCCTGGCCCGTCGGCGGGTCCATGGTGAGCGAGGCGAGAATCTGCAGCATGTGGTTTTGCAGCACGTCGCGGATGGCGCCGGCGCTGTCGTAGAACGAGCCACGATCCTGCACGCCGAAATTCTCCGCCATGGTGATCTGGATGCTGCGCACATAGTTGCGGTTCCAGAGCGGCTCGAAGATCGAGTTGGCGAAGCGGGTGTAGAGGATGTTCTGCACCGGCTCCTTGCCGAGATAGTGATCGATGCGGAAGATGTTCCGCTCGGAGAAATACTTGTCGAGAATCTGGCTGAGCTCGTCCGCCGACTCCCGGTCGCGCCCGAACGGCTTCTCGACCACGAGCCGCGCGTTTTCCGCGCAGCCCGATTGCGCGAGCTGGCCGGCGACCTCGGAAAAAAGGAACGGCGGAATAGCCAGGTAGTGCAGGGGACACTTGGCGTCGCCCAGCTCCTTGCGCAGCTGAGCGAAGACCTTCGGGTCGGCATAGTCGCCCGAAACGTAATGAAGCAGGCTCAAGAGCTTCTTGAAGGCCTCGCTCTTGACGTCGCCGCCATGGGTCTTGACGCTTTCCTCGGCGCGCTTCTTGAACTCGTCGAGCGACCATTGCGTGCGCGCGACCCCGATAATGGGAATGTCCAAGCCCTCGTCGCGGACAAGGCCGAGAAGCGCGGGAAAGATTTGCTTGAACGCGAGATCGCCGCTGGCGCCAAAAAAGACGAACGCGTCTGAGTGCGTGTTGTTCGGAAGTCCCATGTCGCTGTCGCCTAGTCCTTCTTCTCGAGATGGCCGCCGAATTCGAAACGCATGGCGGACATGAGCTTGTCGGCAAACTCCGCATTGCCGCGTGAGGCAAAGCGCGAGAACAGGGCCGATGAGATAACGGGCGCCGGCACGCCCTCGTCGATCGCGGCGAGCAGGGTCCAGCGGCCTTCGCCCGAGTCCGACACGCGGCCCTCGAAATTGGCGAGGTCGGGACTCTTGCGCAGCGCGCTTGCGGTGAGGTCGAGCAGCCACGAACCGATCACGCTGCCGCGCCGCCAGACTTCGGCGACTTCGGGCAGGTTGATGTCGTACTGATAATATTCCGGGTTCCGCAGCGGAGTCGTCTCGGCATCCGTGGTCTGCTTTGTCTTGCCGACATTGCCGTGATGCAGAATGTTCAGCCCTTCCGCGTAGGCGGCCATGATCCCGTACTCGATACCGTTGTGGACCATCTTGACGTAATGCCCCGCGCCATTCGGCCCGCAATGCAGATAGCCGTTCTCGGCAGGTGACGCTTCGCCGGTCGCGCCCGGGGTGCGCGGTGCTTCGTCCACGCCCGGCGCCAGCGTCTTGAAGATGGGGTCGAGGCGGGCGACCACGTCGTCTTCGCCGCCGATCATCATGCAATAGCCGCGATCGAGGCCCCAGACGCCGCCGCTGACACCGACATCCACATAGTGAATGCCCTTGTCCTTCAGTTCGCCCGCGCGGCGGATGTCGTCGTGATAGTAGGAGTTGCCGCCGTCGATAATGATGTCGCCGGCGTCGAGCAGCGGCGTGAGTTCGGCGATGACCGCGTCCACGGCGCCCGCCGGCACCATCATCCAGAGCGCGGGGCTTATCGAGCCCGTCCACGAAGGTCTTCAGATCGGTGCTGCCCTTGGCGCCCTTCGCGATGAGGCCGTCGACCGCTTCGGCGTGAGTATCGAAGACGTGGCAGTCATGTCCCGCCTTCATGGCGCGAATGACCATGTTGGCGCCCATCCGGCCGAGGCCGATCATGCCGAGTTGCATTGCGTCTCTCCTCGATTCCTAATCTCAAGTCATGCGCTCCGGCACCGCGGAGCGCGGCAGTTCTATCGTCCCAATGTTTTCTTCGCGGCCTCGGCGACTTTTTCGGGCGTGAAGCCGAAATGCTCCGAGACGACCTTGAGCGGCGCCGACAGGCCGAACGTGTTCATGCCGAGCACGATGCCCTCGGGGCCGGCGTACCGATCCCAGCCAAGCGGGGAGGCCTCCTCGACGGTGACGCGCGCGGTGATCTCCGGCGGCAGAACCGAGCGCTTGTAGTCGTCGCTTTGGTCCTCGAACATTTCGCGGCAGGGCATCGACACGACGCGGGCCTTGATGCCGTCCTTGGCCAGAATATCCCGCGCTTCAACGCAAAGCGCCACTTCGCTGCCCGTGCGATCAGGATGACGTCCGGCTTGCCGCCGTCCGCGTCCACCAGCACATAGGCGCCTTTGGCAAGGCCCGAGGCGGGCGCCATCGTGGAACGGTCGAACGTCGGAACGGCCTGCCGCGTGAGGACCAATGCCACCGGGCGGCTCTTGTGCGGCATCATCAGGCGATAGGCTTCCACGGTCTCGTTGGCATCCGCCGGCCGGATCACGACGAGCCCCGGCATGGCGCGCAGAGAAGCCAGTTGCTCGACCGGCTGATGAGTCGGGCCGTCTTGCCCGAGGCTGATGGAATCGTGCGTCCAGATATGGAGCACGGGAATATCCATCAGCGAGGAAAGGCGGATCGACCCGCGCGCATAGTCCGTGAAGATCAGGTAGCAGGAATCGTAGGCCCGCAAGCCCGAAAGCACCATGCCGTTGACGACGGCGCACATGCCATGCTCGCGGATGCCGTAGCGCATGTTGTGGCCGGCATAGTCGCCGAGTTCGCCATAGGCTTGGAAGTCGCCGGCATCCGGATAGTCGAGAATAACCTTCGTGCTGCCAGCCACGTCCGCGGCGCCACCCAACACCCAGGGGACCTTGGCGGCGATGGCGTTCAGGACCTTGCCGGAAGCCTGCCGCGTCGCGATCCCGGTAGCGTCTGCATCGAAGCTCGGAATGTCCGCGTCCCAGTCCTCCGGCAGTTCCCGGTCGCGGATCAACTCGATCTGCTTGGCTTGGTCGGGATGGGCGCGGGCGTAGTCGGCGAACAGGGCCTCCCATTTGGCGCGCAGGTCCCCACCGCGGCTTCCCATTTGAGAGGCGAAGTGTTCGCGCACGCCATCCGGCACCACGAAGAACTTGTCGGGATCAAAGCCGAAGAACTCCTTGGTCCGGCGCACTTCGTCGGGACCCAACGGTTCGCCGTGGGCGGCGGGTGTGTCGTGCTTGCCGGGAGAGCCGTAGCCGATATGGCTGTGGATGATGATAATCGTCGGCTTGTCGTCCGTCGCCAGAAAGGCATTCAAGGCGCCGGCCAGTTCGCCGAGATCATTCGCGTCGGATACACGCACGACATTCCAGCCATAGGCGTCGAAGCGCTTGGCCACATCCTCCGTGAACGTGATGTTGGCGTGGCCGTCGATGGTCACGTTGTTGTTGTCGAAGATCCAGCACAGATTGGACAGCTTCAGATGTCCGGCGAGGGACGCCGCCTCGCTGCCGACGCCCTCCATCAGGCAGCCTTCGCCGCACAGCGCATAGACATTGTAATCGAAGAGCTCGAAATCGGGCTTGTTGTAGGTCGCGCCCAGCCATTTGCCGGCGATGGCCATGCCGACGCTGGTGGCGACGCCCTGGCCGAGCGGTCCCGTGGTCGATTCCACGCCGGTCGTCCAGCCATATTCGGGGTGACCCGGGCAGCGGCTGCCTTCCTCGCGGAAGCTCTTGATATCGTCGAGCGTAATGGCCGCGCCATCGTGGCTTTGGTAGCCGATGTCCGCCGCTTCGATCCCCGCCAGATGGATCAGGCTGTAAAGCAGCATCGAGGCGTGGCCCGCCGACAGGACGAAGCGGTCACGGTTGATCCAATGGGGCGATTTGGGGTCGTAGCGGAGAAACTGCTGCCACAGCGTATAGGCGACGGGCGCCGCGTCCATGACCGTGCCCGGATGTCCGGAATTGGCCTTCTGGATGGCGTCGATCGACAGAGTTCGGATCGTGTTGATCGCCAGCTCGTCGATCTTGTCTTGAGTCTGCGCCACGGTGCCCGAACCTCCTACGCTTCTCATGCTCAAGCCTTCAGGTGCGCGAAGGCGTCCGTCAAAGTCACAAACGCGAATGACAGGCCGGTGAAAGTCTCCGTTCACCGCGTGCGCCAGCCTGATAAGCCGATGGCGGCTCCGAGGAGACCGGAGCCAGTACGCACAGTGTCCGTGTCTGGCGTTTCGATCAAGTCTTAGAACTGACGCATGAGTCTTGTACGCGATAATTTTGCACAATGTCTTAGGAAGCCTGGAGCATGGTAAGCGGATCGCGCATCATGCAGGCTCTTCAGTCGACCAGGCGGGCTTGGACGAGGAGGGCGGCCTATGGCGGATGCGACAGCCGATTCAACGGCAGATGCGAATTCCCACGCGAAGACGCAATCCGGCTCCGGCATTGAGTCCGCCACTGTTAACCAATCCGACTTGGCCAAGCTCGATATTGCCAAACTCGAGCTGAAACTCGGCACCTCGCCCGAGACGGGGCTGAGCAAGGCCGAAGCCGATAAGCGGCTCGCGCAGTACGGCGCCAACGAGATCTCCGAAAAGACAACAAACCCGTTCCTGAAGTTCCTGTCCTACTTCTGGGGTCCGATCCCTTGGATGATCGAGGCCGCGGCCATTCTTTCCGGTATCGTCCATCACTGGTCCGACTTCGTCATTATCATGGTGCTGCTTCTCGCCAACGCCATCGTTGGCTTCTGGGAGGAGTATCAGGCCGGCAACGCCATCGCCGCGCTGAAGGCCAAGCTCGCACCACATGCGCGCGTCAAGCGCGACGGCGCCTGGTCGGACGTAGCCGCGCGCCTTCTCGTGCCGGGCGATATCGTCCGTTTGCGTCTCGGTGACATCGTCCCGGCCGATTCCCGCTCGCTCGGCCCCGACGCCGTTGAGGTCGACCAGGCCGCGCTCACAGGCGAGTCCTTGCCCGTGTCGAAGGGCAGCGGCGACGTTCTCTATTCGGGCGCGATCCTGCGTCAGGGCGAAGCCGATGCGCTCGTCTATGCCACGGGCGGGGAGACGTTCTTCGGCAAGACCGCCGCACTCGTGCAGGAAGCCCATACCACGAGCCATTTCCAAAAGGCGGTGATGAAGATCGGCGATTATTTGATCGTCATCGCCATCGCGCTGGTGACGTTGATCTTCGCCGTCGCACTGTTCCGGGGCGACGACGTCATGGAGACGCTGCAGTTCGCGCTTGTGCTGACGGTGGCCGCGATACCGGTGGCCATGCCCGCCGTGCTGTCGGTGACCATGGCCGTCGGCGCCCGCCGGCTTGCGGCACGGCAGGCCATCGTCAGCAGGCTCGCGGCCATCGAGGAACTCGCCGGCGTCGACGTTCTGTGTTCGGACAAGACAGGCACGCTAACCCAGAACAAGTTGACCCTCGGTGATCCCGTCTCGGTCGGTGGTGAAAGCCAAGACGATCTCGTTCTCGACGGGGCGCTCGCGTCCCGAGCCGAAGACCAGGACACGATCGACATGGCGGTCATCGCGGGCGTGAAGGATGCGGCCGAGCTCAAGGACTATACCGTCGGCCACTATCAGCCCTTCGACCCGGTGCACAAGCGCACCGAAGCGACGGTCGCCGACAAGAGCGACAAGACGTTCAAGGTCACCAAGGGTGCCGTCCAGGTGATCCTCGCGCTGTCGAAGAACGCGGACACCGTCAAAGAGGATGTCGACAAGACGACAGATGCGTTGGCGAAGCGCGGCTACCGGGCGCTCGGCGTGGCGAAAGCCTCCGATGGTGGCGACTGGGAGTTCCTCGGCGTACTGCCGCTCTACGATCCGCCGCGCCCGTCCTCGAAGGACATGATTGCGCAAGCCGAGGCACTCGGCATCGACGTGAAGATGATCACGGGTGATCAGCTTGCCATCGCCAAGGAGATCGCGAGCCAGCTCGGCCTTGGCACGGGCATTCTCGATGCCAGCCAGTTCGGCGACACCAAGGCCCACGAAACATCCAAGCTGGATCACGACATCGAGACGGCGGATGGCTTCGCGCAAGTGTTCCCGGAACACAAGTTTCACATCATCGATGTCCTGCAGAAGCACGGCCATATCGTCGGTATGACCGGTGACGGCGTGAACGACGCGCCGTCGCTGAAGAAAGCGGACTGCGGGATCGCGGTTTCAGGTGCCACCGACGCGGCCCGCGCCGCGGCGGCCATCGTACTGTTGACGCCGGGCCTGACGGTTATCGTCG encodes the following:
- the pgi gene encoding glucose-6-phosphate isomerase, which gives rise to MSNVTDTPAWQKLAAHHDKIKDVHLRDLFARDAGRAEKFTVEGAGLTLDYSKQRITEETVALLAELAKERKVAERRDAMFRGEKINVSENRAVLHVALRAPSGEVIETDGHDVVPDVHGVLDRMGAFADKIRSGEWVGHTGKRIKNVINIGIGGSYLGPEMAYLALRPYSDRDMTFRFVSNVDGACFDEATHDLNAEETLFIVSSKTFTTLETMTNAATARAWAVERLGTEDAVAKHFVANSTNTEGVEKFGIDTANMFEFWDWVGGRYSMDSAIGLSTMIAIGPDGFRDMLAGFHEMDEHFRTAPVEKNLPMLMGLLTVWYNNFFGAQTLAVLPYSEHMKRFPAYLQQLQMESNGKHVDMAGKHVDLQTGPIIWGEPGTDGQHSFYQLIHQGTKLIPCDFIGFLTPLSSLAHHHDLLMANLFAQAEALAFGKTAAELTAEGSPAAQTPFRVTEGNRPTNMILADKLDPKTLGRLVALYEHSVFTQGAVWNIDSFDQWGVELGKVLANRIIPELEAKDEPKLSHDSSTNALIERYRAHKG
- a CDS encoding transaldolase family protein translates to MPAELKDKLGIAVSTQAYRDYRNLLDSDRWQRLESMGARPQRLLFASTSTKDPSAPDTLYVEALAAPNTVNTMPDKTLLAFGDHGKVSGVLPPNGGDCEETLAAFEKAGISVSDLAAQLQKEGAASFVKSWEDLLQSIETKSKALG
- a CDS encoding transaldolase family protein, whose amino-acid sequence is MKPTKALHDLGQSLWIDDITRDMLDSGTLRKYIDDYSVTGLTSNPTIFDNAISKSDSYDDEVKRLFKAGYSGEALFFELALQDLSRAADMFLPVHERTASVDGFVSLEVSPLLAYDTEATVSEAKRLFERAHKPNLFIKIPGTKEGLPAIEEAIYSGVSVNVTLLFSSQHCIDAADAYMKGLERRVAEGLSPDVRSVARSSSAAGTRRSSTRCRRS
- a CDS encoding HAD family hydrolase: MSQAHRTVFLFDVDDTLLDNDRMKSDLGDYVAATFGDASRDELWAIYEEQRDKHGYADFLGTLERFRLAHLGDMRIGELANWVIDYPFADRLFPDALAAVRHVSQWGLPVILTDGDGVYQPHKLERAGLITAFDGRVLNYVHKENELDAVKRAFPAEHYVLIDDKLSLLDAVKRAWGDTVTTVFPRQGHYANDPAKLKDLPPADIEIARIADLLTHDFSTL
- the zwf gene encoding glucose-6-phosphate dehydrogenase is translated as MGLPNNTHSDAFVFFGASGDLAFKQIFPALLGLVRDEGLDIPIIGVARTQWSLDEFKKRAEESVKTHGGDVKSEAFKKLLSLLHYVSGDYADPKVFAQLRKELGDAKCPLHYLAIPPFLFSEVAGQLAQSGCAENARLVVEKPFGRDRESADELSQILDKYFSERNIFRIDHYLGKEPVQNILYTRFANSIFEPLWNRNYVRSIQITMAENFGVQDRGSFYDSAGAIRDVLQNHMLQILASLTMDPPTGQEHEALRDRKASLLKSVRPLDANHLVRGQYKGYQSVPGVKPGSTVETYAAAKLYIDSWRWEGVPIFIRTGKCLPVSVAEAVVEFKRPPRETFGEIKAIGCGHMRFRIQPDVAIALGTRVKVPGDRMIGDDVELVLTRQPGVDRPPYQRLLGDAMEGIADLFTREDIVDAEWRIVGNILDNVTPVYSYDQGTWGPTEAEQLFGMDGRWLNPSPK
- a CDS encoding plasma-membrane proton-efflux P-type ATPase, producing MADATADSTADANSHAKTQSGSGIESATVNQSDLAKLDIAKLELKLGTSPETGLSKAEADKRLAQYGANEISEKTTNPFLKFLSYFWGPIPWMIEAAAILSGIVHHWSDFVIIMVLLLANAIVGFWEEYQAGNAIAALKAKLAPHARVKRDGAWSDVAARLLVPGDIVRLRLGDIVPADSRSLGPDAVEVDQAALTGESLPVSKGSGDVLYSGAILRQGEADALVYATGGETFFGKTAALVQEAHTTSHFQKAVMKIGDYLIVIAIALVTLIFAVALFRGDDVMETLQFALVLTVAAIPVAMPAVLSVTMAVGARRLAARQAIVSRLAAIEELAGVDVLCSDKTGTLTQNKLTLGDPVSVGGESQDDLVLDGALASRAEDQDTIDMAVIAGVKDAAELKDYTVGHYQPFDPVHKRTEATVADKSDKTFKVTKGAVQVILALSKNADTVKEDVDKTTDALAKRGYRALGVAKASDGGDWEFLGVLPLYDPPRPSSKDMIAQAEALGIDVKMITGDQLAIAKEIASQLGLGTGILDASQFGDTKAHETSKLDHDIETADGFAQVFPEHKFHIIDVLQKHGHIVGMTGDGVNDAPSLKKADCGIAVSGATDAARAAAAIVLLTPGLTVIVDAVQEARKIFQRMNSYAIYRIAETIRVLLFMTLSIIVSIFIRVTAIMIVLLALLNDGAILSIAYDNVKPSPKPEAWNMRRVLGVSTLLGLAGVAASFGMFYIGEEVLKLDREVVQTLMYLKLSVAGHLNIFVTRTRGPFWSIAPAKILLIAVFGTQALATIIAVSGLLMPAISWELAAIVWGYALVWFLFNDQVKLLAYRIFDPAAKPVIDQRKTAAPAAA